The genomic interval CCGAGGATTTGGGGATATTGTTCAAACTCAGCAGGAGTTAAACGACTTTCAATTTGCAGGCGAGTCCCCACACCCAGACCTTGAGCCGCCGCTTGGGAGCCGCGTACGGCTAAAAGATACCCATCTGAAGGAATGGCAACGGGGGCAGTTCCGGCGACGCCTAGCTGCTGCTGGGCAACGATTGTATTCCCCCGGACAATCGAAATCAGTTCGTTATTGGTGAGGGGGGTATAGTTGGGGCCCCATTCTGGGGTATAGCGAGATATCCCCGATTGAACATAACCGCTATTAAGATAGAGGATCGGGAGGCGGCTTCCTGCGGTCGTTACGAGGGTTTCTTGGAGGCTGAGGCGGGCCATTTTAAACTCGCCGCGATCGCTCCAAGCCATTGCCCCCCGGTTTAAGATTGGGCCCGATAGCCAGCGATTATCGCGCCGAATCGCTCCTAGGGGTAATTGATTATTGCGATTAAAAAAGCCAGCATTAATGGCGGCGGCGGTTTGCCAGATGCGAGCGGTATCGACTAGGGGCGCGGTTCCCACCTGGGTTTGAGGGTTGCTCCAAATCGGTTTAAGGGCAATCTCCGCTTGGCGCGGATCGACCTCTAGCCAAATCACGGGAAAAGCAGAGGAACCGAGGGCGACTTGTTGCTGACGCCAGCGCACCCCAGGAGCCCAAAGAATGTTTTTCTCTTCTAAAGCGACGGCGCGGACATCGATAATTAAGCGATTGGGATTGGATAGAGTCCAAACCCTAGGGCGATCGCTAACAGCCGGTAAACCCACTTGCAGCGTCACCACATTGCCATTGTTACTGAGTTTAAGGGAAGTTAGGCGATTGCCCGGTAGCGGTTTAAACGCTTTAACCAGCGCCGGGGAGACTTGAGCGTCTAGAGTCAGGGTTAAACTTTGACCCTGTTGTACGACTTGCCAAGGGGTGGCGCGATCGAGATCGATGACAATGCGATCGCCCCAAGCTTGTTTACCCTGCCGAATTCCCACAAACGTTGCGGGGGTGGACGTAATATTTAGGGTATTGCCTTGAGCCTGGATTCGCCACCCATTGCGGCTCGCGAGTTCGCTAAGATCCAAATAGCGATATTGATTGCTCAGGCGAGTGGGTAAACTCAGAGTCGGTGCGGGCGATGGAGAGAACCACTGAATCGGCTGGCGGGCTAGATCGTTACTGCTGAGTAACTCAACGCCCAAAATTTGCATCAATCCTGCATCGCTCATCCAGAAACGGGTTTCATTTCCCTGTTGCCACTGGCTCCAAGCCCCGGTTAAAGTCCGACCATTGAGAACAACTTGCGTCCCTTGTTGCAGCACGGTGGGGGCTTGCGCCCAGATGATTTGAGCGGGGGGGAGTTGGGGGCTGAGTAAAGTGGCGAGTTGCGCGGTGGCATTGGGTTCTGAGGAATCGACTTGGGAGGCGGTTAAGCTAATTAAGGCAGAAACGGCGATCGCCCTGAGCGAGCGATAATGACGCGGTTCTCGGTGCTTTGGCTGGGCGCAAGAGCGAGGTTTCCTAGAAAAGGGGCGAGAAGAGTTCTGAGTCTGTCCCATGCATGTTGTCCTTATGAGGAGCGGAATCTAAGCTCAAATAGCCTTCTCCGCATCTGTAAACTGACTTCCGCCAAGCGCGGTGAAAAATAGTTAGGGGTTAACTGCGCGGCTTAGGTGAGAAATCGAGCCGCCGCAATCGAGAGATCTGAACGATCCAGGCAACCTTATCAATTTTGGCGACTGGAGTTCGCCAAGTGCCATAGCCGGGGTAAAAGTGTCGCAATTCGTTAAAGTTGCGATCGCTTTCCTGACGAGATTGCCGCATGGAGATGTTAAAATCCCCTGACGCTCTCTCGATTCTTTGACCGCATAATAGAAAAACAGTGCCAAGCAAGCGACAAGATCGCGCCCGCAAAATCTTCGACCCACTCGATCGGCTTTGCCCTAAACCCTCTAAAATGGCTTCCATCTTTGCGATCGCCCCTACTTTATGGGTGCTAGATCTCGCTTTGACTCCGACCGCAGTCACAGGGATTGTCAGAAGCTAAGAAATTTTTTAGAATCTTAGCTCTATCCCTTGAGCGCCGAGTTAACCACCCAATCGAGATTAACGATTTGCATCGCGTGCCGATCTGTTAATCGCGAGCTGCCTAGTTTAATTGAAACTCGATGTGGCAACCCCTCTCTCAATCAGATGCTTTGGGGATTAAAGCAGGAGATAACGGGTTTTGCAACATTCCTGATGAGTGTTGTTTAATTCTCTTAAAAATTGCGATTTTCATCCGCAAGATCGCGATCGCCCGATCTCCGTCCCCCGCTCCAACAACTGTAAACCTTCGTTCCACCAGTCAATCCCTTGCAGAATCTTATTAATTCAAGTCAACTCAAGCCTAAATATTGGATAAAGAAACGGGTCATTATTGTCGATTTTTATGAATATTAAATCTTGATTTTGGAACGCTTTTATTCCTCACAATTGAGCCTTCAATTACTGATTTTTCAGGATTAATAATAGATGAATCCATCTTCCCCCCACATGAACAACAACGCAGGTCAAAATAACCCAATGAAATTAGAAGCAGGTGCGGCTGGTTTTGCAGGACAACCTTGGCTCGTAGAAGAAAGAGATGCGTGCGGCGTCGGTCTTATTGCGGATCGATTGGGACGCGCTAGCCACGATCTCATTGTTAAATCGTTATCCGCTTTAACCTGCTTAGAGCATCGGGGCGCTTGCAGTGCAGACCGCGACTCAGGCGATGGTGCGGGTTTAATGACAGCCCTTCCGTGGGATTTATTTTCTCAATGGTTTGCTCAACAAAACCTCGCGATGCCGACCCCTCAAAACATGGGTGTGGGAATGGTGTTTTTCCCTCAAGATGCAGCGGCGGCTGAGGTTTGTCGGGCGATTGTGGAAGAGGTGATTCAAGCCGAGAATCTCCAATTATTAGGTTGGCGAAAAGTACCCGTTAAACCTGAAGTTTTAGGGAAACAAGCAGCGGAAAATCAACCGCAAATTGAGCAAATTTTTGTCGCTTCCGAAAGTTTGCAAGGGGAAGCCTTAGAACGGGAACTGTATTTAGTTCGCAAGCGGATTGAAAAAAACGTCACGCAAAAAGTAGCAGAAACGAAAGATAGTCCGGGCAACGAGCGAGACTTTTATATCTGCTCTTTGTCTAGCCGCCAAATTATCTATAAAGGGATGGTGCGGTCGGCGGTATTGGGCGAATTTTATCTCGATCTTCAACAAGAAACCTATACCAGTCCTTTTGCGATTTTCCACCGTCGCTTTAGTACGAATACGATGCCCAAGTGGCCGCTAGCTCAACCCTTGCGGTTGCTCGGCCATAATGGTGAAATTAATACCTTGCTGGGCAACCTCAACTGGGTAATGGCACGGGAAGCCGATATGCGATCTGAGGCTTGGGGCGATCGCTTCCACGAACTGCGTCCCCTGGTGAACCCCAACAATAGCGACTCCGCCAACCTCGATAACGTTATGGAGTTGATGGTACGCTCAGGGCGATCGCCGCAAGAAGCGCTGATGATCCTCGTCCCGGAAGCCTACAAAAATCAACCCGAACTGGCGAACCGCCCGGAAATTGTAGACTTTTACGAATACTACTCCGGCATTCAAGAACCCTGGGATGGCCCCGCTTTAATCGTCTTCAGCGAGGGAACCACCGTCGGCGCAACCCTCGACCGGAATGGCTTGCGTCCCGCCCGCTACTGCGTCACCCAAAGCGGTTATGTGGTCGTTTCCTCCGAAGCTGGCGCGGTCGAATTAGATGAAGCCGACATCATTGAAAAAGGACGCCTCGGTCCCGGACAAACGATCGCCATCAACCTCGAAACCCACGAACTGCTGCACAACTGGGAAGTCAAAGAGCAGATCGCCCAAAACGCCCCCTACGGTCAGTGGCTGAAACAATACCGCCACACCTTAGAGCATCGTCCGTTTAACACCGAAGCGCAATTCGACGCAACCGAATTGCTAGCCCATCAAACCGCCTTTGGCTACACGGCGGAAGACGTGGAAATGATCGTCGAAGAGATGGCGGGAACTGGGAAAGAACCGACCTTCTGTATGGGCGACGACACCCCCCTAGCCATCCTCTCCCGCAAACCCCACGTCCTCTACGACTACTTTAAACAGCGGTTTGCCCAAGTCACCAACCCGGCCATTGACCCCCTGCGGGAAAGCTTGGTGATGTCCTTGAGTATGCCATTAGGCGATCGCGGGAACCTCTTAGAAGCTACCCCCGAACTCGCCCGTCAACTGAGGCTGGATAGCCCCGTTCTCAACGACGCCGAACTCACCGCGATCGCTAACGGAGAATGGGCAACCGGAAACGGCGGTACCCCCAACCTCTTCCCCAGCGTCACCCTATCGACCCTGTACAGCCTGGAAAGCGGCCCGGAAGGGTTGGCCAAAGCTGTAGAAGAGTTACGCGATCGCGCCGCCCAAGCCGTCCGCCAGGGCGCAAAAATCCTGATCTTGAGCGATCGCGCCAGTACCCTTGCTGCTGAAACCACCTATATTCCCCCCCTCCTCGCCGTGGGGGCCGTTCACCATCACCTGATCCGCCAAGGCCTCCGCTGTCACGCGTCCCTCGTCGTGGATACTGCCCAATGCTGGAGTACCCATCACTTCGCCTGCCTAATTGGGTTCGGGGCGTCCGCCGTTTGCCCCTATTTGGCGCTAGAAACCGTGCGTCACTGGTGGGCGGATGGTAAGACACAAAGCCTGATGGAACGGGGTAGAATCGCCTCCCTGACCGTGGAGGAAGCCCAAAAGAACTATCGCAAGGCGACTGAAGCCGGGTTATTGAAAATCCTCTCAAAAATGGGGATTTCTTTACTCACCTCCTATCATGGGGCGCAAATCTTTGAAGCCATTGGTATTGGCCCCGATTTATTACAGTTGGGCTTTGCTGGAACCACCTCGCGCCTCGGCGGGTTAAGCGTGGCGGAACTAGCTAGCGAAACCATCGCCTTCCACCAACGGGCGTTCCCGGAATTAAATAGCAAAAAGCTGGAAAACTTCGGCTTCTTCAACTACCGTCCGGGCCTGGAATACCATATGAACAGCCCGGAAATGGCAAAAGCGCTGCATAAAGCCGTTGAGTCTGCCCAATACGACCACTATCAGGTTTACCAGCAATCGCTGCAAGGTCGTCCGGTGACAGCACTGCGAGATTTACTTGACTTTAAATCCGATCGTTCGCCGATTGCCATTGAAGAAGTTGAACCCGTCGAAGAGATTGTCAAACGCTTCTGTACTGGGGCGATGTCTTTGGGGGCGCTATCTCGCGAAGCCCATGAAGTATTAGCGATCGCCATGAACCGGATCGGCGGTAAATCTAACTCTGGGGAAGGCGGCGAAGACCCGATCCGCTTTAATGTCCTCAATGATGTGGATGGTGAAGGTCGTTCTCAACTTTTACCCCATCTCAAGGGATTGAGAAACGGCGATACCGCCTCCTCTTCGATTAAACAGGTGGCTTCCGGTCGCTTTGGCGTCACCCCAGAGTACCTGATGAACGCCCACCAAATTGAAATTAAGGTGGCGCAAGGGGCAAAACCAGGCGAAGGCGGTCAGCTTCCGGGTAAGAAAGTCAGCCCGTATATCGCCATGCTGCGCCGTTCTAAAGCTGGCGTTCCCCTAATTTCACCGCCGCCCCACCACGATATTTACTCGATTGAAGACCTCGCGCAACTGATTTTTGACTTGCATCAAATTAATCCCCAGGCGCAAGTCTCCGTCAAACTGGTGGCCGAAATTGGCATTGGTACCATTGCAGCAGGTGTGGCGAAGGCGAATGCGGATATTATCCAAATTTCCGGTCACGATGGCGGTACCGGGGCGTCTCCCTTGAGTTCTATTAAGCACGCGGGTGTTTCTTGGGAGTTGGGCGTTACGGAAGTCCATCGCGTGTTGATGGAAAATGGTTTGCGCGATCGCGTCCTCCTGCGGGCCGATGGGGGCATTAAAACCGGATGGGATGTGATGATGGCCGCCTTAATGGGCGCTGAGGAATACGGCTTTGGTTCGATCGCCATGATCGCCGAAGGCTGCATTATGGCGCGGATCTGCCATACCAATAACTGTCCGGTTGGGGTGGCGACGCAGCAAGAAAAACTGCGGGCGCGGTTTAGCGGTATTCCCGAACACGTGGTTAATTTCTTCTACTTCATCGCCGAAGAAGTGCGGTCTTTGTTGGCGCGGTTGGGCTATCGTCGTTTAGATGAAGTTATCGGTCGGGCGGACTTGCTGACAACCAACTCGAATGTCAGCTTGACGAAAACTCAATCTTTGAATTTGGGTTGT from Desertifilum tharense IPPAS B-1220 carries:
- the gltB gene encoding glutamate synthase large subunit, with the protein product MNPSSPHMNNNAGQNNPMKLEAGAAGFAGQPWLVEERDACGVGLIADRLGRASHDLIVKSLSALTCLEHRGACSADRDSGDGAGLMTALPWDLFSQWFAQQNLAMPTPQNMGVGMVFFPQDAAAAEVCRAIVEEVIQAENLQLLGWRKVPVKPEVLGKQAAENQPQIEQIFVASESLQGEALERELYLVRKRIEKNVTQKVAETKDSPGNERDFYICSLSSRQIIYKGMVRSAVLGEFYLDLQQETYTSPFAIFHRRFSTNTMPKWPLAQPLRLLGHNGEINTLLGNLNWVMAREADMRSEAWGDRFHELRPLVNPNNSDSANLDNVMELMVRSGRSPQEALMILVPEAYKNQPELANRPEIVDFYEYYSGIQEPWDGPALIVFSEGTTVGATLDRNGLRPARYCVTQSGYVVVSSEAGAVELDEADIIEKGRLGPGQTIAINLETHELLHNWEVKEQIAQNAPYGQWLKQYRHTLEHRPFNTEAQFDATELLAHQTAFGYTAEDVEMIVEEMAGTGKEPTFCMGDDTPLAILSRKPHVLYDYFKQRFAQVTNPAIDPLRESLVMSLSMPLGDRGNLLEATPELARQLRLDSPVLNDAELTAIANGEWATGNGGTPNLFPSVTLSTLYSLESGPEGLAKAVEELRDRAAQAVRQGAKILILSDRASTLAAETTYIPPLLAVGAVHHHLIRQGLRCHASLVVDTAQCWSTHHFACLIGFGASAVCPYLALETVRHWWADGKTQSLMERGRIASLTVEEAQKNYRKATEAGLLKILSKMGISLLTSYHGAQIFEAIGIGPDLLQLGFAGTTSRLGGLSVAELASETIAFHQRAFPELNSKKLENFGFFNYRPGLEYHMNSPEMAKALHKAVESAQYDHYQVYQQSLQGRPVTALRDLLDFKSDRSPIAIEEVEPVEEIVKRFCTGAMSLGALSREAHEVLAIAMNRIGGKSNSGEGGEDPIRFNVLNDVDGEGRSQLLPHLKGLRNGDTASSSIKQVASGRFGVTPEYLMNAHQIEIKVAQGAKPGEGGQLPGKKVSPYIAMLRRSKAGVPLISPPPHHDIYSIEDLAQLIFDLHQINPQAQVSVKLVAEIGIGTIAAGVAKANADIIQISGHDGGTGASPLSSIKHAGVSWELGVTEVHRVLMENGLRDRVLLRADGGIKTGWDVMMAALMGAEEYGFGSIAMIAEGCIMARICHTNNCPVGVATQQEKLRARFSGIPEHVVNFFYFIAEEVRSLLARLGYRRLDEVIGRADLLTTNSNVSLTKTQSLNLGCLLNLPDTKSDRSFLQHEAVHSNGPVLDDQLLADPDIQAAIQSQGTVEKNVGVVNTDRTIGTRLAGAIARQYGNNGFEGDITLKFKGSAGQSFGAFILPGMTLILEGEANDYVGKGMNGGEIIIKTAPESSFVAADNVIVGNTCLYGATGGTLFAQGKAGERFAVRNSQGKAVIEGAGDHCCEYMTGGVIVVLGKVGRNVGAGMTGGLGYFLDEDGTFPEHINPEIVKLQRVSTPAGEQQLKDLIAAHADRTGSEKAKMLLANWEVSLSQFWQAVPPSEADSPEASEGSAAKVPVPAS
- a CDS encoding phosphodiester glycosidase family protein; amino-acid sequence: MGQTQNSSRPFSRKPRSCAQPKHREPRHYRSLRAIAVSALISLTASQVDSSEPNATAQLATLLSPQLPPAQIIWAQAPTVLQQGTQVVLNGRTLTGAWSQWQQGNETRFWMSDAGLMQILGVELLSSNDLARQPIQWFSPSPAPTLSLPTRLSNQYRYLDLSELASRNGWRIQAQGNTLNITSTPATFVGIRQGKQAWGDRIVIDLDRATPWQVVQQGQSLTLTLDAQVSPALVKAFKPLPGNRLTSLKLSNNGNVVTLQVGLPAVSDRPRVWTLSNPNRLIIDVRAVALEEKNILWAPGVRWRQQQVALGSSAFPVIWLEVDPRQAEIALKPIWSNPQTQVGTAPLVDTARIWQTAAAINAGFFNRNNQLPLGAIRRDNRWLSGPILNRGAMAWSDRGEFKMARLSLQETLVTTAGSRLPILYLNSGYVQSGISRYTPEWGPNYTPLTNNELISIVRGNTIVAQQQLGVAGTAPVAIPSDGYLLAVRGSQAAAQGLGVGTRLQIESRLTPAEFEQYPQILGAGPLLVQNRQVVLDAKGEQFSEAFIQQRAPRSAIATTDRGTLILAAIHHRADGLGPTLAETAQLMQRMGAIEALNLDGGSSTSLYLGGQLVDRPPRNVARVHNGLGIFVTPR